A window of Adhaeribacter arboris genomic DNA:
ATTTTTTGCCTTTATTGGGAATACCGGCAAAATCCTGGGCCTGCGTACCGGTAATGAGGACCTGGCACCGGATGTATTCGCCTTCGGAGACAATGGCATCGATCGTGTTGTTAATATCCGGAAAGCATTCAATTAAGAGGCTCCAAAGATTTTGGCCTAATTCGCCAATTTTACCGCGGCCGGCTTCTCCTAAGGGTACGAAATAAACTTCGCCGGCGGGGTCGCAGAAGCGCATCATGCGCGATACATCTTTATTTTGGTAAGAGAACATGAAATGAACGCACGCATTTTTCATTTCAATTTTTCGGGTTTGTACTTGTAGCTGTTCCATATTTTTATTTTTTATAAGTTTATGAGGCAAAGCTACTTTCTCCGACCAGCCGGAATATTGTAAAAATGCGACAAGCCAAAAAAATATTATTATTTTAAATAATGAATAAGTTCGGCGTTGTCATTTAAATACTCGGAGGGAGAACGGCCGGTAAACTCGGTAAAATCCTTGATAAAGTGAGATTGGTCGTAATAGTCTGAATCAAAATATAAATCTTGCCAGTTAACTTCTTTTTTCCCAGCTATCAAGGCGCAAATTCTGCCTAAACGTCTTAATCGGGCGTAATACTTGGGGCTTAAACCTACTTTCTGTAAAAATTTTCGTTCGAACTGGCGGCGGGAAATAGCGTACTCGCTGCACAGGTCGTTAATATTTACCTGACCATATTTTTCCACAATTTGGTTCGCGGCCAAATCTATTATATCGGGTTCCGGGCAATTTAATTCATAAAAATGTAAAACAAATTGCTCCAGGTATTTTGCTTTAACACAAGCATCGGCTACTCTCTGTATTGCCCGGAAAGTACTTTCTATTACCGAGGATAGTAGCAGCGCCTTTAAATCCGTTCTCTCTTCGGTAAGCGTATGCATGGAAATGCCGAATATAGAAGCAATGCCGGTGGGCTTAAAAACAATAACGGCCATGCCAATTTTGCCGGGTAAATGTAAAGTATAACTCCGGGTGAGCTGAC
This region includes:
- a CDS encoding ester cyclase; protein product: MEQLQVQTRKIEMKNACVHFMFSYQNKDVSRMMRFCDPAGEVYFVPLGEAGRGKIGELGQNLWSLLIECFPDINNTIDAIVSEGEYIRCQVLITGTQAQDFAGIPNKGKKFNSDHIFIFHLNENNKIDNIEIQWNHEDFVRQLSH
- a CDS encoding AraC family transcriptional regulator; the protein is MLYQKFSPCPALFPYVECYYVWENYEAENENFQVESPPSAFTAMVFNYADDYFVAYKQNPLQLMPRQFMVGQLTRSYTLHLPGKIGMAVIVFKPTGIASIFGISMHTLTEERTDLKALLLSSVIESTFRAIQRVADACVKAKYLEQFVLHFYELNCPEPDIIDLAANQIVEKYGQVNINDLCSEYAISRRQFERKFLQKVGLSPKYYARLRRLGRICALIAGKKEVNWQDLYFDSDYYDQSHFIKDFTEFTGRSPSEYLNDNAELIHYLK